The Dreissena polymorpha isolate Duluth1 chromosome 10, UMN_Dpol_1.0, whole genome shotgun sequence genome includes a region encoding these proteins:
- the LOC127848957 gene encoding caspase-8-like — MIASSMAGKPKLFFLQAGQGHDKMEAGEVPERDAPEPLKDPFNDIEVGEVLPNEADFLLGYATVPGYVTFRSRNQGTWFICKLCEMLGKYAHREHLIEILTRVNKEVAKLDANVDGGRFKQVPSPMYTLRYKLYLKPMK; from the exons ATGATAGCATCG TCGATGGCTGGTAAGCCCAAGCTGTTTTTCCTGCAGGCCGGACAGGGCCACGACAAGATGGAGGCTGGGGAGGTCCCAGAACGCGACGCGCCAGAGCCTTTAAAAGAC CCTTTTAATGATATAGAGGTAGGTGAG GTTCTGCCAAACGAGGCAGACTTCTTGCTAGGCTACGCAACAGTTCCCGGTTACGTTACCTTCCGTAGTAGGAACCAGGGCACTTGGTTTATTTGTAAGCTGTGTGAAATGCTGGGAAAGTATGCACACAG GGAACACCTTATCGAGATTCTGACAAGGGTTAACAAAGAGGTAGCCAAGCTCGACGCCAACGTTGATGGTGGCAGATTCAAACAGGTGCCATCACCTATGTACACGCTGCGATATAAACTCTATTTGAAACCTATGAAATAG
- the LOC127847592 gene encoding caspase-8-like — translation MIETMAVELTTKDKLEKFKFSHEIQTDTLGNNDDGSVPALTSGEFHQRLININDEMGSDDIEALKFLCRDYLPASKLDKVESALEIFEYMKKAGMIDLNNVDFLLESFARIHRYDLINKLGFSSDDVRKVIPTFKQVPDFRVMLMDLADDVDKTEIEKVRFLLKSSIKKKMLNEQQSILQLFVLMEQEGLLGPTKLSLLQTVFTSLKRPELENRIREYEGAPPSQVQPPGMPPSPSGQSESRENIQPLRDFQREMRQGDPLRAPINMQQSNNQYTPQRPGLANMAPPEHPNHSFDRSQSAGTITVSSSAGDLAMGQENPRDIPEALFLQIVEDVKDRFEELLTELGCAREFFHYTQTYPSPQKRMQEFLQNWKEDKRVGEVVSTLGYALQRLGCKQDAMALRDWAESVQLQWQASTASAVPASPDLTDLLRDQKYMYNPVGPPELNEFVSLREAKPEIGTSESQTRHGGVAPPVLPPVTGNIPVINASQMPPRVQEQIRNSGVLQSRREPNQTAEGIREMGHIPGPQQQVAMATNPDQGQRSAQVATRGDGTTRLLQQFAATNLNVKNPSGELDAYKMDSNPRGWCVIINNQDFYTDPSDRDAQAMPPRMGTLKDAENLTYTFKKLGFVVQRYDNLTADEMMRTLVDASHNVDHSKFDCFVCCILTHGVLNHLYGANSRLISLKELTSCFQTNRCPTLAGKPKLFFLQACQGRDKMEAGEVPERDAPEPFNDVEVDTLPREMLPNEADFLLGYATVPGYVSFRSRNQGSWYIRKLCEYLGKYANKHHLLDILTEVNREVAKADANLDGGRYKQVPAPTYTLRKRLYLRPIQ, via the exons ATGATTGAG ACTATGGCTGTAGAACTGACAACAAAGGACAAACTGGAGAAGTTCAAGTTTTCACATGAGATACAGACAGACACGTTAGGAAACAATGATGATGGATCTGTACCCGCCCTAACGTCTGGTGAATTTCACCAGAGACTGATCAACATCAACGATGAGATGGGGAGTGATGACATTGAGGCGCTGAAGTTCCTGTGTCGAGACTATCTGCCAG CTTCCAAGTTGGACAAAGTGGAATCTGCCCTGGAAATATTTGAGTACATGAAGAAAGCTGGGATGATTGATTTGAACAATGTGGACTTTCTACTGGAGAGCTTCGCCCGTATACACAGATATGATCTCATTAATAAGCTCGGCTTCTCAAGTgatgatgtgcgtaaagtgatacCAACTTTCAAACAGGTTCCAGACTTCAG GGTCATGCTAATGGACTTAGCAGATGATGTCGACAAGACGGAAATAGAAAAGGTCCGATTCCTTTTGAAAAGCTCCATAAAAAAGAAAATGCTGAACGAGCAACAGAGCATTCTTCAGCTGTTTGTGTTGATGGAGCAAGAGGGGCTTCTTGGTCCGACCAAACTCTCACTTCTACAGACAGTGTTTACGAGCTTGAAGAGACCTGAGCTTGAGAATAGAATACGGGAATATGAAG GGGCTCCTCCCAGTCAAGTACAACCCCCGGGCATGCCCCCCAGTCCATCCGGGCAGTCAGAGTCCCGGGAAAATATCCAGCCCCTGAGAGACTTTCAGCGTGAGATGAGGCAGGGGGACCCCCTGAGAGCACCAATCA atATGCAGCAAAGCAATAATCAATATACACCTCAAAGACCCGGCCTGGCTAATATGGCACCACCTGAACACCCCAACCATAGTTTTGACCGCTCTCAGAGTGCTGGAACAATCACAGTGAGCTCGTCTGCTGGAGATCTGGCAATGGGCCAGGAGAACCCTAGAG acATTCCTGAGGCCCTGTTCCTGCAGATAGTGGAGGATGTCAAGGACAGATTTGAGGAACTTCTCACAGAACTCGGGTGCGCCAGAGAGTTCTTCCACTATACTCAGACATATCCATCACCACAGAAACGAATGCAGGAATTTCTGCAAAATTGGAAAGAAGATAAAAGGGTCGGGGAG GTTGTATCCACACTGGGGTATGCCCTACAGAGGTTGGGGTGCAAGCAGGATGCCATGGCGCTGAGAGATTGGGCTGAAAGTGTGCAGCTACAATGGCAGGCATCCACTGCATCTGCCGTGCCAGCCA GTCCTGATCTCACAGATTTGTTGCGTGATCAGAAGTACATGTACAACCCAGTTGGACCACCAGAGTTGAATGAGTTTGTAAGCT TACGTGAAGCCAAGCCAGAAATCGGTACAAGTGAAAGTCAGACTCGGCATGGAGGGGTGGCCCCTCCAGTCTTACCACCAGTTACAGGCAACATCCCGGTGATCAACGCAAGTCAGATGCCTCCACGTGTGCAGGAGCAGATAAGAAATAGTGGAGTTCTACAGTCCAGACGGGAGCCGAATCAAACTGCAGAAGGAATCCGCGAAATGGGTCACATACCCGGCCCCCAACAACAAGTTGCCATGGCAACAAACCCAG atcaaggtcagaggtcagcTCAGGTCGCCACTCGTGGTGATGGCACGACACGGTTGTTGCAGCAGTTTGCAGCCACCAATCTCAATGTTAAAAACCCTTCGGGTGAACTGGATGCCTATAAAATGGATAGCAATCCTAGAG GGTGGTGCGTCATAATCAACAATCAAGACTTCTACACTGATCCGTCGGACCGTGACGCCCAAGCAATGCCGCCACGCATGGGGACGTTAAAAGATGCAG AAAATCTTACGTACACATTTAAAAAACTTGGCTTCGTTGTCCAGCGCTATGACAACCTCACCGCTGACGAGATGATGCGTACACTAGTTGATGCATCCCACAATGTCGACCATTCCAAGTTTGACTGTTTTGTGTGCTGTATTCTGACACACGGTGTGCTTAACCACCTGTACGGGGCTAACAGCCGCCTCATTTCCCTCAAGGAACTGACATCCTGCTTTCAGACCAACAG ATGCCCGACACTGGCTGGGAAGCCCAAGTTATTCTTTCTTCAGGCCTGTCAGGGCCGCGACAAGATGGAGGCCGGAGAGGTCCCGGAACGAGACGCACCAGAGCCTTTTAATGACGTAGAG GTTGACACACTACCAAGGGAGATGCTGCCAAACGAAGCAGACTTCTTGCTAGGCTATGCAACGGTTCCCGGTTACGTTTCCTTCCGCAGTAGGAACCAGGGCTCGTGGTATATCCGTAAGCTGTGTGAATATCTTGGGAAGTACGCTAACAA GCATCATCTCCTTGACATTCTGACAGAGGTCAACAGGGAGGTTGCCAAGGCCGACGCCAATCTCGATGGCGGCAGATACAAACAGGTGCCAGCACCTACGTATACGCTGCGGAAAAGACTCTATCTTAGACCTATCCAATAG